A genome region from Bacteroides stercoris ATCC 43183 includes the following:
- a CDS encoding DUF4160 domain-containing protein, whose product MPTVLILFGLKFKIYTAEHQPPHCHVTSQDGQAKFEIRDEVKLIENKGMKPKDLSLARAILEENLEVIQEEWKKLHGDF is encoded by the coding sequence ATGCCAACAGTTTTAATTTTATTCGGATTGAAATTTAAAATCTACACAGCGGAACACCAGCCACCGCATTGCCATGTCACCAGCCAAGACGGGCAAGCCAAGTTTGAAATCAGAGACGAAGTCAAATTGATAGAGAACAAAGGTATGAAACCTAAAGACTTGAGTTTGGCAAGAGCGATTTTAGAGGAAAATCTGGAAGTTATCCAGGAAGAATGGAAAAAATTGCATGGGGATTTTTAA
- a CDS encoding IS110 family transposase: MRIVCGLDVHKDSVFVCILNEKGEKFEAKYGVLTPELEELHQLLLTHEVKEVTMESTSIYWYPIWRILSDIECLKLVNPYFIKQLPGRKSDVRDAAWIAECTMKDLIRGSFVPDEIVQRMRQYNRRIFDLNKEKVYKLTKLDALLQRCNIRISNYVSSTDSKSYKDVVKLLSEGIVNAEKLTEAIHGRTVNRVGKEVITAALTGVVNEVDIDLIRQYREEILMDDKHLKECQEKLTEICRKEFPREFDNLQTIPGVKERSATSILSELGADMKMFITAAALVSWCGLKPRNEESAGKIKSRRITHGNKYIRKTMIECAWGASRTQNCFYSNFSYTQTVVRRKNAMKVKVAIARKMLVVIWHVLSDGVPYNDYKKPEAIAEGNS; the protein is encoded by the coding sequence ATGCGGATAGTATGTGGTCTTGACGTACACAAAGATAGTGTATTTGTTTGTATTCTCAACGAAAAAGGTGAGAAATTTGAAGCCAAGTACGGTGTTTTGACACCTGAACTGGAAGAGCTGCATCAACTTCTCCTTACTCATGAAGTTAAGGAAGTTACTATGGAAAGCACCAGTATTTACTGGTATCCCATCTGGCGCATTCTCAGTGACATAGAATGTCTGAAGTTGGTCAACCCCTACTTCATCAAGCAGCTTCCCGGCAGAAAAAGTGATGTCCGTGACGCTGCCTGGATAGCCGAATGTACCATGAAGGATCTCATCCGTGGCAGTTTCGTGCCGGATGAGATAGTGCAGCGCATGCGTCAGTATAACCGACGCATTTTTGACTTGAACAAGGAGAAGGTCTATAAACTGACCAAACTGGATGCCTTGCTTCAACGTTGCAATATCCGTATCAGCAACTACGTATCTTCTACAGACAGTAAGAGCTACAAAGATGTGGTGAAATTGCTTTCCGAAGGAATTGTCAATGCGGAAAAGCTGACGGAGGCCATCCATGGACGGACGGTGAACCGTGTCGGAAAAGAAGTAATTACAGCCGCTCTGACAGGAGTTGTCAATGAAGTGGACATAGACCTGATACGCCAGTACCGGGAGGAAATCCTTATGGATGACAAGCATCTGAAAGAGTGCCAGGAAAAACTGACGGAAATCTGCAGGAAAGAGTTCCCCAGGGAGTTCGATAATCTTCAGACGATACCCGGTGTAAAGGAACGCTCGGCAACCTCCATACTCTCTGAATTAGGGGCCGACATGAAGATGTTTATTACAGCGGCTGCATTGGTGTCGTGGTGCGGGCTCAAACCACGGAATGAAGAAAGCGCAGGAAAAATCAAATCACGAAGAATCACACATGGTAACAAGTACATCAGAAAGACTATGATTGAATGCGCATGGGGAGCCAGCCGGACACAAAACTGTTTTTACTCGAATTTCAGTTACACACAAACTGTCGTCAGAAGGAAGAATGCCATGAAAGTGAAAGTGGCCATAGCGCGGAAAATGCTTGTTGTCATTTGGCACGTGTTGAGTGATGGTGTTCCATACAATGATTATAAGAAGCCTGAAGCTATTGCAGAAGGCAACTCATAA
- a CDS encoding STAS-like domain-containing protein, whose protein sequence is MNKINNIIDLEDYRSQIGSVKSKVFTGRDRGEDVRNKSQLNDLFEHFDKVKLIIPKDIYSITPSFLEELFRNVVQKYGRSIIEQKLELETNGYDLQGPLDEAVERILQNKTGLDK, encoded by the coding sequence ATGAACAAAATTAATAACATAATTGATTTAGAGGACTATAGAAGCCAAATTGGGAGCGTAAAATCTAAAGTTTTTACAGGAAGGGATCGTGGAGAAGATGTTCGTAACAAGAGTCAATTAAATGACTTGTTTGAACATTTTGATAAGGTAAAACTAATCATTCCTAAAGATATATATTCCATAACTCCGTCTTTTTTGGAGGAATTATTTAGAAATGTTGTGCAAAAGTATGGTCGTTCCATTATTGAACAAAAATTAGAATTGGAAACGAATGGCTATGATTTGCAAGGCCCTTTAGATGAAGCTGTTGAAAGAATTCTTCAAAATAAAACAGGTTTAGATAAATAA
- the istA gene encoding IS21 family transposase produces MKTMVERQSIIHMYRVCGYSKRRISRELHVSRHTVDNILSKYESAIRTDNPEEALSDLLTIQPRYDSSRRRPRRLTQEIKDKIGFCLKKNAVKIATGLRKQRMLKKDIHQFLLSQGYTISYATVCSYIKNIESYKEKKKSEAFIRLFYEPGCIAEFDWGEVLLFIDGVKTKFYLAVFTFGHSNGRYAYLFRHQNTLAFMESHRNFFRDIHGVPAMMAYDNMRVAVKSFVGGDKKPTEALMKMSGFYCFEYRFCNVRAGWEKGHVERSVEYVRRKAFCLTDHFGDIHSAQEHLNRVCMQVNNEQGSLSTAEKTSRLEADLSSLKPFPGNLGCFEVYEYIVDKWSTISMKNVHYSVPDSLVGEKVHVKVYSEKIVILYGKEKVASHQRSYCGGDWCIKLEHYLRTLSRKPGALPHSVVWQRAPEELRRLYDIHFKEDNRTFVLLLDYARKNGFSGTDIVTACKELTGRGVRKISPDQVKAMLHGSVQGETEETMEPPVLPAQQENIEREAVDMLEGITALMTGYNEVHDIIPTI; encoded by the coding sequence ATGAAGACTATGGTAGAAAGACAATCAATAATACACATGTATAGAGTATGCGGTTATAGCAAACGGCGTATCTCTCGTGAACTTCATGTCAGCCGTCATACCGTTGACAATATTCTTTCAAAGTACGAGTCAGCCATCCGCACGGACAATCCAGAAGAGGCTTTGAGTGATTTGCTTACCATCCAGCCCAGGTATGACAGTTCCAGACGCCGTCCTCGCCGGCTCACACAAGAGATTAAGGATAAGATAGGATTTTGCCTGAAGAAGAATGCCGTTAAGATAGCTACCGGACTTCGCAAACAGCGCATGTTGAAAAAGGATATCCACCAGTTTCTGTTATCTCAAGGATACACCATCAGTTACGCCACAGTATGCAGTTATATAAAAAATATAGAGTCATACAAAGAGAAGAAAAAGAGCGAAGCCTTTATCCGGTTGTTCTATGAGCCTGGATGCATTGCCGAGTTTGACTGGGGTGAAGTTCTTCTTTTTATTGACGGCGTCAAAACCAAGTTTTATCTGGCCGTATTCACTTTCGGGCATAGCAATGGCAGATACGCCTATCTTTTCAGGCATCAGAATACGCTTGCCTTCATGGAATCCCACCGTAACTTTTTCAGGGATATACATGGTGTCCCCGCCATGATGGCCTATGACAATATGCGTGTAGCCGTCAAGAGCTTTGTCGGTGGTGATAAGAAACCTACAGAAGCTTTGATGAAGATGTCCGGTTTCTATTGTTTTGAGTACCGTTTCTGTAATGTACGGGCCGGATGGGAGAAAGGACATGTGGAGCGCAGCGTGGAATATGTCAGAAGGAAAGCTTTCTGCCTGACAGACCATTTTGGTGATATACATTCTGCCCAGGAGCATTTAAACCGGGTATGTATGCAGGTCAACAACGAGCAAGGCAGTCTTTCAACAGCGGAGAAAACATCACGTCTGGAAGCTGACCTGTCATCGCTGAAGCCTTTTCCCGGTAATCTGGGCTGTTTTGAGGTCTATGAGTACATTGTGGATAAATGGTCAACTATCAGCATGAAAAATGTTCATTATTCCGTACCTGATTCTCTTGTGGGAGAAAAAGTACATGTCAAGGTTTATAGTGAAAAAATCGTCATCCTGTACGGGAAGGAGAAAGTGGCCTCTCATCAACGCAGTTATTGCGGTGGAGACTGGTGCATCAAGCTGGAGCACTATTTGCGTACACTTTCCCGTAAACCGGGGGCATTGCCCCACTCTGTGGTTTGGCAAAGAGCACCGGAAGAACTGAGAAGGCTGTATGACATCCATTTCAAGGAGGACAACAGGACGTTTGTTCTGTTGCTGGACTATGCCCGAAAAAATGGATTTTCCGGAACGGACATTGTCACGGCATGCAAGGAGCTGACCGGACGTGGTGTCAGAAAGATATCTCCGGACCAGGTAAAGGCCATGCTGCATGGTAGCGTACAGGGAGAAACAGAAGAAACCATGGAACCGCCTGTTCTCCCGGCACAACAGGAGAATATAGAAAGAGAAGCTGTGGATATGCTTGAAGGCATCACGGCGCTCATGACAGGATACAATGAAGTGCATGATATAATACCAACCATTTAA
- a CDS encoding glycoside hydrolase family 20 protein, whose protein sequence is MLTKLNHVLLAGVVALACSSCQTEKKADYQIIPLPQEVVLTQEKPFLLNKNVSITYPEGNLLLKRNAEFLSGYIRQAIGYTPPVKGLKDGEAAKHAINLGLDADIANKEGYVLTTTSEGIQINGQTENGVFYGCQTLRKSIPAEAQGADILLPAGSIKDEPRFTYRGMHLDVCRHFFPLEFIKEYIDLLALHNMNTFHWHLTDDQGWRIEIKKYPKLTEVGSKRNCTVVGKARSGKYDNIPYGGFYTQEQAKEIVKYAQERYITVIPEVDLPGHMLAALAAYPDMGCTGGPYKVSPDWGIFEDVLCIGNEQSMQFLEDVMAEITEIFPSKFVHIGGDEAPRTRWAKCPKCQARIKAEGLKTDKQHTAEDRLQSYCMTRIEKFLNSKGRQIIGWDEILEGDVAPNATVMSWRGTSGGIKAAQMGHDVIMTPNLYCYFDYLQTADSKDEPLGIGGYVPVEKVYSLDPTAALTEEQAKHILGAQANLWTEYIATTEHAEYMILPRMAALAEVQWTQPEKKDYADFTQRLPRLIKFYQRDSMNYAKHIFDIQAEYTTTQEEDGSGSGAIVATLRTIDNAPIYYTLDGTEPTTASEQYNGTGIVIRQSADLRAVAIRPEGKSKVTEKSFYINKATFCPIELTGTQPTPKYAFKGATALVDGMSGIDNYATGEWIGFLDGDVTAVIDLGASNGNAAGETVAELPEIKHVSTHAVIDMGAWVAGCTGLTVSVSNDNKSFREVAAKEFPVEMDSRKKAVANYEVTFEPVKARYVKVLIKRTPALPKGHPGEGGTPFLFIDEIEVE, encoded by the coding sequence ATGCTTACGAAACTTAACCACGTACTCCTTGCAGGTGTTGTAGCTTTGGCATGTTCTTCGTGCCAAACAGAAAAAAAGGCCGATTACCAAATAATACCTCTCCCCCAAGAGGTTGTTCTGACACAAGAAAAGCCGTTTCTATTAAACAAAAATGTTTCCATTACCTATCCAGAAGGCAACCTCCTGCTAAAGCGCAACGCTGAATTCTTATCCGGATACATCCGGCAAGCCATAGGGTATACTCCTCCTGTAAAAGGCTTGAAGGACGGAGAAGCGGCAAAGCATGCAATCAATTTAGGTTTAGATGCGGATATAGCCAATAAAGAAGGTTATGTGCTGACGACAACTTCGGAAGGTATTCAAATCAACGGGCAGACAGAGAACGGTGTGTTCTACGGTTGCCAGACATTACGGAAATCAATCCCCGCCGAGGCTCAGGGAGCTGATATTCTGCTACCGGCAGGCAGTATCAAAGACGAACCCCGCTTTACATATCGCGGTATGCATCTTGATGTATGCCGACATTTCTTTCCGCTGGAGTTCATAAAAGAATATATCGACTTACTGGCGCTACACAATATGAATACTTTCCATTGGCATCTGACAGATGACCAGGGATGGCGCATCGAAATAAAGAAATATCCGAAGCTGACGGAAGTCGGTTCAAAACGCAACTGCACCGTTGTCGGCAAGGCAAGAAGCGGAAAATATGACAACATTCCGTATGGCGGCTTCTACACGCAGGAACAAGCCAAAGAGATCGTGAAGTATGCACAAGAACGTTACATCACCGTAATTCCCGAAGTAGACCTGCCGGGACACATGCTTGCCGCTTTGGCCGCCTATCCTGATATGGGATGCACCGGAGGACCGTACAAAGTATCTCCCGACTGGGGTATCTTTGAAGATGTATTGTGCATCGGCAACGAACAGAGCATGCAGTTTCTTGAAGATGTAATGGCAGAAATCACCGAGATATTCCCTTCTAAGTTTGTACACATCGGTGGAGACGAAGCTCCCCGTACCCGCTGGGCCAAGTGCCCCAAATGTCAGGCACGCATCAAAGCGGAAGGCTTGAAAACAGACAAACAACATACAGCCGAGGACCGTCTGCAAAGCTATTGCATGACACGCATCGAAAAGTTCCTCAACAGCAAAGGAAGGCAGATTATCGGTTGGGACGAAATACTGGAAGGCGACGTGGCACCAAATGCCACCGTTATGTCCTGGCGTGGCACATCCGGCGGTATCAAGGCTGCACAAATGGGACATGACGTAATTATGACACCCAATCTTTACTGCTATTTTGACTATCTCCAAACTGCGGACAGTAAAGACGAACCTCTCGGCATAGGCGGATACGTACCGGTAGAGAAAGTATACAGTCTCGACCCTACCGCTGCGCTTACCGAAGAACAGGCCAAACATATCCTCGGTGCACAAGCCAACTTATGGACAGAGTATATCGCCACTACCGAACATGCAGAGTATATGATACTCCCACGCATGGCTGCCCTTGCCGAAGTGCAATGGACACAGCCTGAAAAGAAAGATTACGCGGACTTCACCCAACGCCTGCCGCGCCTCATCAAGTTCTACCAACGGGATAGCATGAATTATGCCAAACACATATTCGATATCCAAGCGGAATATACCACTACCCAAGAAGAGGACGGAAGCGGTAGCGGAGCTATAGTAGCCACGCTTCGCACCATTGACAATGCTCCCATTTACTATACCTTAGACGGTACTGAACCCACTACAGCCTCCGAACAGTATAACGGAACCGGCATCGTTATCCGCCAGTCCGCCGACTTGCGTGCTGTTGCTATCCGCCCTGAAGGAAAAAGCAAGGTAACAGAAAAAAGCTTCTACATCAACAAAGCCACTTTCTGCCCGATTGAGCTGACAGGTACACAGCCCACTCCGAAATACGCCTTTAAAGGCGCTACCGCTTTAGTAGACGGAATGAGCGGAATTGACAATTATGCAACCGGCGAGTGGATTGGCTTTTTGGATGGAGACGTAACGGCTGTTATCGACCTCGGTGCGTCAAACGGCAATGCCGCAGGCGAGACAGTTGCCGAATTACCGGAGATAAAGCATGTCTCTACTCATGCCGTAATAGACATGGGCGCCTGGGTTGCTGGATGTACAGGCCTGACAGTATCAGTGTCTAACGATAACAAAAGCTTCCGTGAGGTGGCAGCCAAAGAATTTCCCGTTGAAATGGACAGCCGTAAAAAAGCTGTGGCAAACTATGAAGTTACTTTCGAACCGGTGAAAGCACGCTATGTTAAAGTATTAATCAAGCGTACCCCCGCCCTGCCCAAAGGACATCCGGGAGAAGGAGGAACACCTTTCCTGTTTATCGATGAGATTGAAGTGGAATAA
- a CDS encoding S49 family peptidase yields MAFSNLYSAVCRGKWFVSFREVESNLLVVDKLLERDFDSQDTGRLSEREAIPLMIATKDGRSARLGNSFSDAPQGSTAIIPVHGTMLKYGTYCSYGTTEYAALIRDAADSANISSVLCDIDSGGGAVDAIAPLVDAILYAKSKGKAVVAHCDLCASAAYYAASYCDEIIASNTISAEFGSIGVMMSFPDYAKYYENAGVKVHTIYSNLSDYKNAPFEAAKKGDYASIRDEELDPLARDFQANVRKNRGECLKQETEGLLRGRMFYAEDALKVGLIDSIGNQDYAVRRSREINAEMTINNYINSKS; encoded by the coding sequence ATGGCGTTTTCAAATTTATATAGTGCGGTCTGTCGGGGCAAATGGTTCGTTTCGTTCCGGGAGGTTGAATCCAACCTGCTTGTTGTCGATAAACTGTTGGAACGCGACTTTGATAGTCAGGATACCGGTCGGTTGTCTGAGCGTGAAGCTATACCGCTGATGATTGCGACAAAAGATGGGCGTAGCGCAAGACTCGGCAATAGCTTCAGCGATGCTCCGCAAGGTAGTACGGCTATCATTCCGGTTCATGGTACTATGCTGAAGTATGGTACGTATTGCAGTTACGGGACAACGGAATATGCGGCCCTTATTCGTGACGCGGCTGACTCGGCTAATATCTCTTCTGTTTTGTGTGACATCGATTCCGGTGGCGGTGCAGTGGATGCCATTGCACCGCTGGTCGATGCCATTCTTTATGCAAAAAGTAAAGGAAAAGCGGTTGTTGCACATTGTGACCTTTGTGCATCGGCTGCTTATTATGCTGCTTCCTACTGTGATGAGATTATTGCCTCGAATACCATATCTGCCGAGTTCGGCAGTATCGGTGTGATGATGAGCTTTCCGGATTATGCTAAGTATTATGAAAATGCCGGCGTTAAGGTGCATACTATTTACTCCAATCTTTCCGATTACAAGAATGCTCCGTTTGAAGCGGCCAAGAAAGGTGATTACGCTTCCATCCGTGACGAAGAACTGGACCCGTTGGCAAGGGATTTTCAGGCAAATGTCAGGAAGAACCGGGGTGAATGTTTGAAGCAGGAGACTGAAGGACTGCTTCGCGGACGCATGTTCTATGCGGAAGATGCGCTGAAAGTTGGACTTATAGATAGTATCGGTAACCAGGATTATGCTGTACGGCGTAGCCGGGAAATCAATGCGGAAATGACAATTAACAATTATATCAACTCAAAATCCTGA
- a CDS encoding IS4 family transposase, whose product MFQDKYVFSQLTAFLNRTQFNNYVRKYDGNRYVKHFTCWNQMLAMMFGQLSNRESLRDLVVAFEAHRAKQYHLGLGREPIAKTTLATANQNRDYRIFEDFAFYMMKEACEKRTTNILDISGKKYAFDSTTIPLCLATFPWAKFRSKKGGVKAHVLYDIEAQVPAFYTVTTASKHDSTAMSSIHYEPNAYYIFDRAYDSFKELYRIHLTDSFFVVRAKTNLKYKTVRWKRRMPKNIMTDAEVKLTGYLSEKKYPESFRLVRYYDEEDDREFTFLTNAKQLSALDVADLYKKRWLIELFFKWLKQHLKIKKFWGTTENAVRIQISVAIITYCLVAIVQHDMKLKRSTYEVLQILSISLTDKTHLRDLFDKTNFNDVKDLNDPLIPGLFD is encoded by the coding sequence ATGTTCCAAGACAAATACGTATTCTCTCAATTAACCGCTTTTCTGAACAGGACTCAGTTCAACAACTATGTTCGCAAGTATGATGGCAACAGATATGTGAAACATTTCACTTGCTGGAATCAGATGCTCGCGATGATGTTTGGACAACTGAGTAACCGTGAGAGCCTGCGAGACTTAGTCGTTGCTTTCGAGGCGCATAGGGCCAAGCAATATCATCTTGGTTTAGGTCGTGAACCGATAGCCAAGACAACTCTTGCGACAGCGAACCAGAACCGTGATTACAGAATCTTCGAAGACTTTGCATTCTATATGATGAAGGAAGCCTGCGAGAAGCGGACGACCAACATCCTTGACATTTCCGGAAAGAAATATGCGTTTGATTCAACAACGATTCCGTTGTGTCTTGCAACATTCCCATGGGCAAAGTTCCGAAGCAAGAAAGGAGGGGTGAAAGCTCATGTCTTATACGACATTGAAGCACAAGTTCCTGCCTTCTATACTGTAACTACTGCATCAAAGCATGATTCCACAGCAATGTCTTCAATCCATTATGAACCAAATGCTTATTATATATTCGACAGGGCTTATGACTCCTTTAAAGAACTCTATAGGATACATCTTACAGACTCTTTCTTTGTTGTCAGAGCCAAGACGAACTTAAAGTATAAGACAGTCAGATGGAAGCGAAGAATGCCAAAGAACATAATGACAGATGCGGAAGTGAAACTGACCGGATATCTCTCCGAGAAAAAATATCCTGAGTCATTCAGACTCGTCCGATATTACGACGAAGAGGATGACCGTGAGTTCACTTTTTTGACGAATGCAAAACAACTTTCTGCACTGGATGTCGCCGATCTTTATAAGAAAAGATGGTTAATCGAGCTGTTCTTCAAATGGCTCAAGCAGCATCTCAAGATAAAGAAATTCTGGGGCACAACAGAGAACGCTGTTCGCATACAAATCAGTGTGGCTATTATCACGTACTGTCTTGTGGCTATTGTCCAACATGATATGAAGTTGAAACGTTCAACCTATGAAGTTTTACAAATTCTCAGCATATCATTGACTGACAAAACCCACTTGCGTGACCTGTTCGACAAGACTAATTTCAATGATGTCAAAGATCTAAATGATCCCCTGATTCCGGGGCTTTTTGATTAA
- a CDS encoding transposase family protein: MKPAQLLRAILPDVLIDNFDIVNFDKSADRFDIYLDEKKVQLKEDKINPDIISYGFGEYRTIQDYPIRGRATYLHVRKRKWLDKSSNEIFSYDWDLSEFDGTRLNSEFVSFLKEGD, from the coding sequence ATGAAACCCGCACAACTCCTTCGTGCCATCCTTCCGGATGTGCTTATAGACAACTTTGATATTGTCAATTTCGACAAGAGTGCTGACCGTTTTGATATTTATCTTGATGAAAAAAAAGTTCAACTAAAAGAAGATAAGATCAATCCGGATATCATATCCTATGGTTTTGGTGAGTATCGTACAATCCAAGACTATCCTATTCGTGGTCGCGCCACTTATCTCCATGTTCGTAAACGTAAATGGCTTGACAAATCTTCCAATGAAATCTTCAGTTATGACTGGGATTTATCCGAATTTGACGGTACACGGCTCAATTCTGAGTTCGTCTCTTTTTTAAAAGAAGGAGATTGA
- a CDS encoding transposase, which translates to MSISVLAERYGVKGQTLRKQYKEKISDYRNWDQLEHAHDYLLYPENIGEKLSLDETCLSNGDVYTILTNKAAKGRKGALVAIVRGVATDAVSGILRRLPHRKRLSVKTVTTDLSSAMMLTVRKVFPAAKLINDRFHVQQLMSEAVDQLRIRYRWKVLDAENQAIREHRQKKKETKSKAERERIGKWEPERMENGETLSQIVSRSKHIILKHWSKWNEQQKTRAAILFDKFPKLLEGYSLSMKLTDIFNKKSGLDEARLNLARWYNEVEKFDYMEFNKVLDTFSNHSTTIINYFEERLTNASAESFNAKIKAFRSQLRGVADLKFFMFRLARLYA; encoded by the coding sequence GTGAGCATCAGTGTGCTTGCGGAACGTTATGGCGTAAAAGGGCAGACTCTTCGTAAACAATACAAGGAGAAAATCAGTGATTACCGGAACTGGGATCAGCTCGAACATGCGCATGACTATCTCCTTTATCCTGAAAATATTGGAGAAAAGCTTTCTTTGGATGAAACTTGCCTGAGCAATGGAGATGTTTATACGATTCTGACCAATAAAGCAGCTAAAGGTCGTAAGGGTGCTTTAGTTGCAATAGTTCGTGGAGTGGCCACAGATGCGGTAAGCGGAATCTTGCGCAGGCTTCCGCACCGGAAACGGCTGTCTGTCAAGACTGTCACTACAGATTTATCTTCAGCCATGATGCTGACAGTCAGAAAGGTGTTTCCTGCCGCAAAGCTGATCAATGACCGTTTTCATGTACAGCAGCTCATGTCTGAAGCTGTTGACCAGTTAAGAATACGCTATCGGTGGAAAGTACTTGATGCGGAAAATCAGGCTATCAGGGAGCATCGCCAAAAGAAGAAAGAAACAAAGAGTAAGGCGGAAAGGGAAAGAATAGGGAAATGGGAACCTGAAAGAATGGAGAACGGAGAAACCCTGTCACAGATAGTAAGCAGAAGCAAGCACATTATACTGAAACACTGGAGCAAATGGAATGAACAGCAAAAGACCAGGGCTGCCATTCTCTTTGATAAATTCCCCAAGCTTCTGGAAGGATACAGCCTTAGCATGAAACTGACAGACATCTTCAACAAGAAGTCAGGTCTCGATGAAGCAAGGCTAAATCTCGCAAGATGGTACAATGAAGTGGAAAAGTTTGACTATATGGAGTTCAACAAGGTACTTGATACGTTTTCAAACCATAGTACGACCATCATAAATTATTTTGAAGAACGATTGACAAATGCTTCAGCGGAGTCGTTCAATGCTAAAATCAAAGCTTTTCGAAGCCAGTTAAGAGGGGTGGCTGATCTGAAATTCTTCATGTTCAGACTGGCTAGGCTATACGCTTAA
- the istB gene encoding IS21-like element helper ATPase IstB, whose amino-acid sequence MKSEKETIYDYAAELKLLSFKEELECTLSLAAEENWNHLQFLTELLGKESARRRECRRRSRTRSAGFPQMKYLHELVMEDMPKEAQVILPELETLDFIRQGRNLVLYGNPGTGKTHIATALGIKACQQDFTVLFTSVPVLLTQIREAKSAKTLRTLQLRFEKYDLVICDEFGYVSCDKEGGELLFNHLSLRAGKKATIITTNLAFNRWNEIIKDKVLVAAMVDRLTHKAYLVNMTGLSYRLKETQKMRQDK is encoded by the coding sequence ATGAAATCAGAAAAAGAAACCATTTATGACTATGCTGCAGAACTGAAGCTTCTGTCCTTTAAAGAGGAACTGGAATGCACCCTTTCATTGGCAGCTGAAGAAAACTGGAACCATCTGCAGTTCTTGACGGAATTGCTTGGAAAGGAAAGCGCCAGGAGAAGGGAGTGTAGAAGAAGATCAAGGACAAGATCTGCGGGATTTCCACAAATGAAGTATCTGCATGAGCTTGTTATGGAAGACATGCCCAAAGAGGCACAGGTAATATTACCTGAATTGGAGACACTGGACTTCATCAGACAGGGAAGAAACCTGGTCCTGTATGGAAATCCGGGAACGGGAAAGACGCATATTGCTACGGCTTTAGGAATAAAGGCCTGCCAACAGGACTTTACCGTATTGTTTACTTCAGTGCCGGTCCTGCTTACCCAGATAAGGGAGGCTAAATCAGCAAAGACACTGAGGACGCTACAATTAAGGTTTGAAAAATACGATCTGGTCATCTGTGATGAGTTCGGATATGTCAGTTGTGACAAGGAAGGAGGAGAACTGCTTTTTAACCACCTGTCGTTAAGAGCCGGGAAAAAGGCTACAATCATTACTACTAATTTGGCTTTTAACAGATGGAATGAAATCATAAAGGACAAGGTGCTTGTGGCGGCAATGGTTGACAGGCTTACACATAAAGCTTATCTGGTTAATATGACCGGACTGTCTTATAGGCTTAAGGAAACACAAAAAATGAGACAAGATAAATGA
- a CDS encoding DUF2442 domain-containing protein, translating into MKIIKLWFENGRIYVTNDKEETLYQSLKFYPRLLVATDEQRAKYEFEPFGIHWDDIDEDMSYESFYYDDTKEPAPGIQDAFLSHPELNISAVARRMGIQQSLLASYIKGTKTPSPERKKLILDTIHDIGSSLQAVSF; encoded by the coding sequence ATGAAGATTATTAAATTATGGTTTGAGAATGGTAGGATTTATGTAACCAATGACAAGGAGGAGACTTTGTACCAATCTTTGAAATTCTATCCTCGCTTGTTAGTGGCTACCGATGAGCAACGTGCAAAGTATGAATTTGAACCGTTTGGTATCCATTGGGATGACATAGACGAAGATATGAGCTATGAAAGTTTCTATTATGATGATACCAAAGAACCGGCCCCTGGCATTCAGGATGCTTTCCTTTCACATCCGGAATTGAATATCTCGGCGGTTGCCCGGAGGATGGGCATTCAGCAGAGTTTGTTGGCAAGCTATATAAAGGGAACGAAAACGCCCTCACCGGAACGTAAGAAGCTGATATTGGATACTATCCATGACATTGGCAGTTCGTTACAGGCTGTATCATTTTAG